The region AGCGGTGGACCTCGGCCAGGAGCGCGTCGAAGACGCGGTCCATCAGCTCGTGGAGGTCCTCCGGGTCGAGCTTCTCGCTCATCCCGGTGAAGTTGGCGAGATCGCAGAAGAGGACCGTCACCTGCTTGCGTTCGCCCTCCAGGGCTCCGCGCGACGTGAGGATCTTTTCGGCGAGGTGCTTGGGCGTGTAGGAATCCGGCGAGACGTAGCGGCTCGCCGCCGCGGCCGCGGGGATCGCCCGGCCGCAGCGGTTGCAGAACCGGCTGCCGGGCGGGTTCGGATGGCTACACGCGCTCGCGGACGCGTCCAGGCTCGCGGCGCACTGGTTGCAAAAGCGGGATCCCTCGGGGTTTTCGTGCTGGCACTGCGGACACCGCATAGGCGCGCCGCTCGTCTCAGCTCCCGGGGTGGCTACGCGGGCTGGCGGAACTGGTAGATGGCGACATGGCGGATCGAGGCCACGGGGCGCGCGCCGGCGGCGACGAGCAGGAGATCCAGCTCCACGAACTGGTGCCCCTTTCGCTCGAAGAGCCCCTTGATCCTGCCGCGGGTGGAAAGGCGTTCACCCACTCGGGCGAGCCCCAGGTGTTGCCCGTGGCTCTCCACGTGGATCCAGGGGCTCACGCGCACGTTGCGGTCCACGGCGCGGTTGGCCTGGTCCAGGTAGAGCGCCGGGTGGGCCGGCGCGGTGGCGCCCGCGTAGAGGGGGAGCGAGTCGTCGACGCGGGCGAGGAAGTCGCGGGCTGCGGCGTCGTCGAGGGCGAGCTCCGGGGTCCCCAGAACCGCCAGGCTCTCGAGGTGAGCGCGCGTCGCCAGCGGCCGCGTCGCCGGGAGCGGGGCTTCGGGATACGCGTCGAGATCGGGCGCGGTCGGGGGAACGTCGAAGGCGAGCCCGAGGCTCGCCTTCGCGCAGGCGTCGCCGGCGGCGTTGAGCGCCCGTACCTCGATGGCGACCGAAGCGTCCGTCCGGGTGGCGACGCTCGCGCTCGCCGTGATCTGTTCGCCGTAGTAGATGGGGCGCGCGAAGCGCACGGAGAAAGTGCCGCGCTCGAGCCACTCGAGCCCGAGCGCCTCGACCACCGGGTGCGTCATCCAGGCGTACACGACGACGCCGGGGACGAGCCCACCCTTGAAGCCGAGCTGGCGCGCGACCCGGTCGTCGTGGATCTTGTTCTCGGCCGGCTCCGCCGGTGGCGTCGCCTTCACGCGGTACGGCGGAAACGAGGTCCCGACGGCGAGCGCCTCCAACCACATTGCCATGGTAGCCGGATACTAACCCATCACCGGGGGAGGATCAACCGCGGCCCGGCCCCGCCGGGCACGGTTCCCGGGCGGGTGAGGCAGGGCAGGGCTTCAGAGCTGGAGGACGACGATCCCGGCGACGGTGAGGATCGAGCCGAGGAGCGCGGCCGGCACCAGGCGCTCGCCGAGGAGGAAGAGCCCGAGCGGGATCGCGAACATGGGCGCGGTCGACGAGAGCACGGTGGCGACGGCCACGCCGGAGTACTTGACGCCCGCCACGAACATCACCGAGCTTGCTGCCGTCAGCGCACCGAGCCAGGCCATCCGCCGAATCACGGGAGCGCCGCTCTGCCTCAGCTGACCGGCTGCCCCTCTGGTCCAGGGCGTGGCCCAGAGCAGGGCCGCGGCGACCGGGAGCCGGACAGCCTGTGCGGTCGTCGCGTCCAGCTCCGCCAGCGGCGCTTTCAGCAGGATGACGGACACCGCCCAGGCGAGGGCGGCCAGCGCCGCGGTAGCGAAGCCGAGCCAGAAGCGCGCTTCGGCCGCGCTCTCGCGTCCGCGCGCGCTGACGATCAGGGCGAGGCCGCCGAGCGTGAGCAGGGAGCCCGCCGCTACGCGCAGCGTGATCGGCTCCCCCAGGATCGCCGCCGCCAGGATGGCCGCGATCAGGGGGTAGGTCATCGAGACCGTCATGGCGCGCGCCAGGCCGAGGGTGCGGGTGCTCTCGAAGAAGACCGTGTCGCCGAGCCCGGTGGCGATCGCGATCGAGACCGCGAGGAGGGCGAAGTTTCGCGGCGAGACTCCCGCCAGCTCGCCGAGGCCCCTGGTCAGCGCGATCCAGAGCAGGAGGAGCCCGCCGCCGACGGTCGTGCGGACCGCGTTGAGCGTGACGGAGTTGAAGGCGGGGGAGAGGGTTCGGACGAGGAAGCTGATGACGGCCCAGGTGAGCGCGGAGCCCAGCGCGGCGAGCGCGCCGACCCACGGAGCGGAGAGGGAGGGCACTAGGACAATCGGAGGGGGACACCCACGCCTTCGGCGCGGGTACCCGGGCCCCCTCCGAGGCCTCCCCCAGAGAATCGGTTGCGCGGGCGAAGCCCGCGCTCGAAGGGCATTACTCGGGCACGCGGCCTAGTCGCGCGCGGCGGTGTCGGCGAGGTACGCTTCGGCGGCGGCCAGCCCAGCCCCCAGTCGCACGGGAACGCCGAAGCTCTTGAGCGTGAGCTCGACCCCGGCGAGGCCGCCGATCAGCTCGAGCTCGTTCAGGCTTCCCAGGTGACCGATGCGGAAGACCTTTCCCTTCGCGGCCCCGAGCCCCACGCCGAGGGAGAGATCGAGCGTCCGGTTGGCATGGGCGATGTACGCGTCGGAGTCCATCCCCTCGGGCATGACGACCGCCGTGAGCGTGTTGGAGTATTCGGCCGGGTTCTGGCAGAGGATCCCGAGCCCGAGCGCGCGTACGGCGCGCCGACACGCTTCGGCGAGTCGGGCGTGGCGCTTGAAGACGTTCGCCAGGCCTTCCTCGCTGAGCATGGCGACGGACTCCCTGAGGCCGAAGAGGAGCGCCGTGGCGGGCGTGTAGGGGAACTCGCCCCGCTTGTTCCGCTCGAGCACCGGCTGCCAGTCCCAGTAAGCCCGCGGGCACCTGGCCTTTTCGCTAGCCTGGATCGCCTTCTCGCTGATCGCCAGGATGGCGAGGCCGGGAGGGAGCATGAGCCCCTTCTGGGGCCCCGTGAGCGCGACGTCCACGCCCCATTCGTCGAAGCGGAAGTCGATCGACGCCAGCGAGGAGACCACGTCCACCAGAAGCAGCGCGGGGTGGCGCGCCCCGTCCACGGCTTTGCGGATCGCCGCCACGTTCGAGGTGACACCGGTCGAGGTCTCGTTGTGGACGACCAGGACCGCGCGGAGCTGGTGGGCAGCGTCGGTCCTGAGGCGCGCCTCGACCTGCTCGGCGGGGACGCCGGCGCCGTAGGGGAGCTCGAGGCGTTCGACCTCGACGCCGTACGCCGCGGCGGTCCTAGCGAAGCCCGTGGCGAAGTGGCCGTTGACGCACGCCAGGACCCGATCGCCGGGCGAGAGCGTGTTCACCACGCACGCCTCCCACGCCCCCGTTCCCGAGCCCGGGTAGATCACGATTTCCCCGCGCTCGGTCTGGAAGATTCCCTTGAGTCCCGCCAGGCAGTCCTTCACGAGGGCGGCGAAGGCGGGGCCCCGGTGGTCGATGAGGGACTGCCCCATCGCGCGGACGATGCGCTCGGGCACGAGCGTGGGTCCGGGAATCTGGAGGAACCGTCGGCCGGCTCTCATTGTCTCCCCTCAAATTGACTCGCCAGATTTAACTCGGGTCTCGCCTCGTGACGGGCCTGCCTGCGGCAGGGCCGTCGCCCCTCGGCTCGAACTGCCACGATCGTACGGGATCGGCTCGGACAGGGTCAAGCCTGGCTTGACACGTGGGTCGGTCGAGGCTATTATTCACACACTCGATCAAGAATAGGAGGAATCCTGAATGCGCTCTAACCACCTTCGGCCCATAGCAATTCTTGACGAGCATCCAGAGTGGTCGACAAGGCTGATCGCGGAGCTGGCGCTGCGCCAGGTTCTCTTCGAGAAGATCGAGCACCACGCCCACGCCTTCTCCCCTTCGGACCGGGAGCCGCGCTACTCGGTGATCGTGAACCGGACGAGCCCGTCCTCTCACACCCGGGGCCACGGCCCGGTCCTCTTCTACGCCGAACCGCTCCTGGCCTACTACGAGTCCCTGGGAATCCCGGTGATCAACCCGGTCGCCGCCTACCGGGTGGAGAAGTCGAAGGCCCTCCAGGCGCTCCTCTTCGAGCGCCTGGGGCTCCGCTACCCGAAGGCCGTCGTGGTCAGTCAGCCGGCGCAGATTCCGAAGGTGGTCGACGGCTTCCGCTTCCCGGTTCTCGTGAAGCCGAATGTGGGAGGCTCGGGGGCAGGGATCCTTCGCGCGGATTCGCGCGAGGCCCTCGAGGAGGCGCTGGGCCAGGGGCTCACCCTGGGGCCCGACGGCGTCGCGCTCGTTCAGGAGTACGTCGAGCCGGAGGACGGAGCGATCGTGAGGATCGAGGTGATGGGAGGCGAATACCTCTACGCGATCCGGATCATCCGTGAGGGCTTGGCCACGTTCAACCTCTGCCCGGCCGACCTCTGCCAGATCGAGGCTCAGGCCCGCGGCAGCAGCGACCTCTCGGCCTGCCCGGCTGACGCCACCCAGCGCCCCGGGCTCTCCGTCACGCGATGGGACCCGCCCGCCTGGGCGATCGAAGCCGCGATCGCCCTCGCCGATGCCGCGGCCATCGACGTCGGCGGAATCGAGTACCTGGTGGGCCGCCAGGACGGGGAGATCTACTTCTACGACGTGAACGCCACGTCCAACTTCGTGGCCAACGCCCCGGCGGTCGTGGGGTTCGACCCCACGGCGCGCTTCGTCGACTACATCCTCGCGGTGGCGCGCGGCGGAGACAAGCGACTACGCGTCCGGCGTGAGGGCGATCACCATCACCTGGGCGCTCGAACAACAGCTGGCGCCGAACTGCGCTGACTG is a window of Candidatus Rokuibacteriota bacterium DNA encoding:
- a CDS encoding DMT family transporter — protein: MPSLSAPWVGALAALGSALTWAVISFLVRTLSPAFNSVTLNAVRTTVGGGLLLLWIALTRGLGELAGVSPRNFALLAVSIAIATGLGDTVFFESTRTLGLARAMTVSMTYPLIAAILAAAILGEPITLRVAAGSLLTLGGLALIVSARGRESAAEARFWLGFATAALAALAWAVSVILLKAPLAELDATTAQAVRLPVAAALLWATPWTRGAAGQLRQSGAPVIRRMAWLGALTAASSVMFVAGVKYSGVAVATVLSSTAPMFAIPLGLFLLGERLVPAALLGSILTVAGIVVLQL
- a CDS encoding aminotransferase class V-fold PLP-dependent enzyme; the encoded protein is MRAGRRFLQIPGPTLVPERIVRAMGQSLIDHRGPAFAALVKDCLAGLKGIFQTERGEIVIYPGSGTGAWEACVVNTLSPGDRVLACVNGHFATGFARTAAAYGVEVERLELPYGAGVPAEQVEARLRTDAAHQLRAVLVVHNETSTGVTSNVAAIRKAVDGARHPALLLVDVVSSLASIDFRFDEWGVDVALTGPQKGLMLPPGLAILAISEKAIQASEKARCPRAYWDWQPVLERNKRGEFPYTPATALLFGLRESVAMLSEEGLANVFKRHARLAEACRRAVRALGLGILCQNPAEYSNTLTAVVMPEGMDSDAYIAHANRTLDLSLGVGLGAAKGKVFRIGHLGSLNELELIGGLAGVELTLKSFGVPVRLGAGLAAAEAYLADTAARD
- a CDS encoding MaoC family dehydratase — protein: MAMWLEALAVGTSFPPYRVKATPPAEPAENKIHDDRVARQLGFKGGLVPGVVVYAWMTHPVVEALGLEWLERGTFSVRFARPIYYGEQITASASVATRTDASVAIEVRALNAAGDACAKASLGLAFDVPPTAPDLDAYPEAPLPATRPLATRAHLESLAVLGTPELALDDAAARDFLARVDDSLPLYAGATAPAHPALYLDQANRAVDRNVRVSPWIHVESHGQHLGLARVGERLSTRGRIKGLFERKGHQFVELDLLLVAAGARPVASIRHVAIYQFRQPA